A region from the Salvelinus sp. IW2-2015 linkage group LG19, ASM291031v2, whole genome shotgun sequence genome encodes:
- the LOC111978954 gene encoding collagen alpha-3(IV) chain-like — protein sequence MPWPSTARPPSSQDCLVTGNPLYWILLCPSQTGAGAEGSGQPLGSPGSCLEHFRQVPFIECHGRGTCNYFPDSYSFWLALLDPNHMFSKPVPQTVKGRLLENVISRCRVCRKPRSNGSAL from the exons ATGCCATGGCCATCCACAGCCAGACCGCCCAGCTCCCAGGACTGTCTGGTGACTGGGAATCCCTTGTACTGGATACTCCTTTGTCCATCG CAAACGGGTGCGGGTGCTGAGGGGTCGGGCCAGCCTCTGGGCTCCCCAGGCTCGTGTCTAGAACACTTCCGCCAGGTCCCCTTCATCGAGTGTCACGGCCGGGGAACCTGTAACTACTTCCCTGACTCCTACAGCTTCTGGCTGGCCTTGCTCGACCCCAACCACATGTTCAG TAAGCCTGTGCCCCAGACGGTGAAGGGACGTCTTCTAGAGAATGTCATCAGTCGCTGCCGCGTATGCAGGAAACCACGAAGCAATGGTAGTGCATTATAA
- the LOC111978953 gene encoding collagen alpha-3(IV) chain-like, whose product MLCSPGMLSFAVECHCVLLSTTGAKGEVCSLCTGKGSGEPGLPGSPGQPGLPGFSAGPGPQGEPGFKGPPGSPGQQGLHGPSGVPGRPGPKGNSGSRNHQGIKGEKGAPGPAGRSGLDGLYGAPGFRGRKGQQGPKGDPYYGPLGLKGDIGVPGPPGPQGYPGPDGSPGPVGIGPLGPSGPKGNSGVPGLPGTPGYQGQKGEPCSSVADQGVPGLPGKAGLPGTQGPPGPRGGAGNPGEKGDRGVFSTLGRRGPTGQKGDKGQPGRPSTSGSGCPGRPGVMGFLGAQGPKGDAGFEILGPAGLKGFPGGVGAQGPPGDPGVLGRPGSPGPPGLNGSSGPKGSKGVDGSQGPPGYASTCCTEGPTGPPGLSGRPGPPGANGEIGSRGDPGAPGFGSSGPAGDPGPPGASEPGVQGLTGQMGGRGRDGLPGVPGPRGDPGRPGPGPDGPPGAEGPPGPKGSVGPDGEKGHSGVPGCVGGDGPPGPCGPSSNTVIHGPPGDPGKRGLPGFHGAKGHPGYPGPKGIDGRDGDPGNGPRGCPGDPGADGLCSGGPGPSGLRGNMGLMGLPGPRGIKGGPGSNGDPGLDGTPGPCGPKGTKGESSCAKPGLTGSPGQKGEPALYNKHDSKGMKGSPGYAGPPGSHGPSGAKGDPGHHGARGPAGQPGTDGPPGLPGLPASHGAPGQPGLPGPPGPCGPKGNQGYDGIPGPAGQKGETLIVGSTPGPRGKNGLPGPKGDVGFPGPTPPEPPGCPGDRGHRGNEGPQGSRGRPGSGGVCVNGLKGDAGPKGSPGSPGQQGLKGKPGPGGYECKGDRGDLGAPGGRGLDGPTGDVGPPGLRGPGAIPGPPGPIGSPGHPGTPGVPGEMGDPSYSPGPKGPNGSKGRPGPPGCPGLNVTVRPEKGDPGPPGYTGNQGPPGPSGSSGQPGLTGPPGPEGQQGHSPPGLPGFPGRKGDKGSPGLTGRLGFQGIPGQKGSLGPRGCNTTGLADSFLLARHSQTIRVPNCPQGTILIYSGYSLLFINGNKRAHGQDLGSVGSLPASFLHHALPVL is encoded by the exons ATGTTATGCTCACCTGGGATGCTCAGTTTTGCTGTCGAGTGTCACTGTGTCCTTCTCTCCACTACAGGTGCGAAAGGGGAGGTCTGTAGTTTGTGTACGGGAAAAGGATCTGGAGAGCCTGGACTCCCAGGTTCCCCTGGCCAGCCTGGACTCCCAG GCTTTAGTGCAGGACCAGGACCCCAAGGAGAGCCAGGATTCAAAGGACCCCCGGGATCACCTGGACAACAG GGTCTCCATGGCCCTTCAGGTGTTCCGGGACGCCCAGGGCCAAAAGGAAATTCAGGTTCCCGCAACCACCAGGGGataaagggagagaaaggagccccaggaccagctggcagATCAGGGCTGGACGGCCTATACGGGGCCCCTGGCTTCCGTGGACGCAAGGGCCAACAAGGCCCTAAGGGTGATCCA TACTATGGGCCACTGGGTCTGAAGGGAGATATTGGTGTCCCAGGCCCTCCCGGACCGCAGGGATACCCAGGACCAGACGGTTCACCAGGTCCAGTAGGCATAGGACCGCTTGGTCCCTCAGGACCTAAAGGCAATAGTGGGGTACCAGGTCTACCTGGTACACCTGGTTACCAAG GTCAGAAGGGCGAGCCCTGCAGCAGTGTGGCTGACCAGGGAGTCCCAGGCCTACCGGGAAAGGCAGGGCTGCCGGGCACACAGGGCCCCCCAG GTCCTCGTGGTGGTGCTGGTAACCCGGGGGAGAAAGGGGACCGTGGTGTATTCTCCACCCTTGGAAGACGAGGACCCACTGGACAGAAAG GTGACAAAGGGCAGCCGGGACGCCCAAGTACCTCTGGAAGTGGCTGTCCTGGACGACCCGGCGTAATGGGATTCCTTGGGGCTCAAGGGCCAAAG GGTGATGCTGGGTTTGAGATCCTAGGTCCAGCCGGCCTTAAAGGTTTCCCAGGTGGTGTTGGGGCCCAGGGCCCTCCTGGAGATCCAGGAGTACTGGGCCGACCAGGGAGTCCGGGACCACCCGGCCTCAATGGGTCCTCAGGCCCCAAAG GAAGTAAAGGTGTAGATGGTTCCCAAGGACCTCCTGGTTACGCAAGTACTTGCTGTACTGAAGGCCCAACCGGACCACCAGGGCTGTCAGGCAGACCTGGACCCCCAG GTGCTAATGGAGAGATTGGTTCGCGCGGGGACCCTGGCGCCCCGGGGTTTGGAAGTTCAGGCCCGGCTGGTGACCCTGGGCCCCCTGGGGCCTCCGAACCCGGAGTGCAGGGCCTGACTGGACAGatgggaggcagagggagagacgggTTACCAGGTGTACCAG GTCCTAGAGGTGACCCAGGAAGACCTGGACcgggccctgacggcccacctgGAGCTGAAGGACCACCCGGTCccaaag GATCGGTTGGCCCTGATGGGGAGAAAGGTCACAGTGGTGTACCAGGCTGTGTGGGGGGCGACGGGCCCCCAGGCCCTTGTGGACCATCATCCAATACAGTCATACACGGGCCCCCAGGGGACCCTGGGAAACGTG GTCTGCCTGGTTTCCATGGTGCTAAAGGACATCCTGGATATCCTGGACCCAAAGGCATTGATGGGAGGGACGGTGACCCAGGAAATGGGCCGAGAG GCTGTCCAGGTGATCCTGGGGCTGATGGactgtgctcaggaggaccaggCCCATCTGGACTCAGAGGAAATATGGGGCTCATGGGTctaccag GGCCCCGTGGAATAAAGGGAGGCCCGGGTTCCAATGGAGACCCAGGACTAGACGGTACGCCCGGTCCATGCGGGCCAAAAGGAACTAAAGGAGAGTCCAGTTGTGCAAAACCAGGCCTCACAGGATCACCTGGACAGAAG gGTGAGCCAGCCTTGTATAACAAACATGACTCCAAAGGAATGAAAGGCTCTCCTGGTTACGCAGGTCCTCCAGGCTCCCACGGACCCTCTGGAGCCAAAGGAGACCCAGGACATCATG GAGCCCGAGGTCCTGCCGGCCAACCAGGTACCGATGGTCCCCCAGGCCTCCCAGGACTCCCTGCGTCACATGGAGCTCCAG GACAACCAGGGTTACCTGGTCCTCCTGGTCCCTGTGGTCCTAAAGGTAACCAGGGTTACGATGGCATTCCTGGACCTGCTGGTCAGAAGGGAGAGACAC TGATTGTGGGATCAACTCCTGGCCCACGTGGAAAGAATGGACTGCCAG GTCCAAAGGGAGATGTGGGTTTCCCTGGACCCACTCCTCCGGAGCCCCCAGGGTGTCCGGGAGATCGGGGCCACCGAGGCAACGAAGGACCCCAGGGTTCTCGCGGGAGGCCAGGGTCTGGTGGTGTTTGTGTCAACGGGCTGAAAGGAGATGCTGGTCCCAAAGGCAGCCCTGGGAGCCCTG GACAGCAGGGTCTGAAGGGAAAGCCAGGGCCTGGAGGCTATGAATGTAAAGGGGACAGGGGAGACCTGGGCGCTCCAGGGGGCAGAGGCTTGGACGGGCCCACAGGAGACGTCGGACCTCCAGGGCTACGG GGACCAGGAGCCATCCCTGGACCTCCAGGACCAATCGGTTCCCCAGGTCACCCTGGAACCCCAGGAGTCCCCG GTGAGATGGGTGATCCTAGTTATAGCCCTGGCCCGAAAGGACCAAATGGATCCAAAGGCCGACCAGGACCACCAG GTTGTCCGGGGCTTAACGTGACAGTGAGACCCGAAAAGGGGGATCCGGGCCCACCCGGTTACACCGGTAACCAGGGACCTCCAGGTCCCAGTGGGTCGTCAGGACAACCAGGATTAACAG GGCCCCCAGGCCCTGAGGGTCAACAGGGACACAGCCCTCCAGGCTTGCCTGGCTTCCCCGGACGCAAGGGAGACAAAGGATCGCCAGGACTGACAG GGAGGTTGGGCTTCCAGGGGATTCCGGGTCAGAAGGGTTCTCTTGGCCCAAGGGGCTGCAACACGACAGGCCTGGCTGACAGTTTCCTGCTGGCCCGACACAGCCAGACCATCAGAGTGCCTAACTGCCCGCAAGGCACCATCCTCATCTACTCTGGATACTCTCTGCTCTTCATCAATGGCAACAAAAGGGCTCACGGACAAGACCTGG GCTCCGTGGGCAGCTTGCCTGCCTCGTTTCTCCACCATGCCCTTCCTGTTCTGTGA